From a single Calothrix sp. NIES-2098 genomic region:
- a CDS encoding protochlorophyllide oxidoreductase — MVQNGKPTVIITGASSGVGLYTAKAMANKGWYVVMACRNLEKAETAAQSVGIPKDSYTILHIDLGSLDSVRQFVNNFRASGRTLDALLGNAAIYMPLIKEPLRSPEGYELTMTTNHLGHFLLCNLLLEDMKKSPYSDRRLVILGTVTHNPDELGGKIPPRPDLGNLEGFAAGFKEPISMIDGKKFEPVKAYKDSKVCNVLTMRELHRRYHDTTGIVFSSLYPGCVAETPLFRNHYPLFQKIFPLFQKYITGGYVSQELSGERVASVIADPEYKQSGAYWSWGNRQKKDRKSFVQKVSPQARDDEKAEKLWDLSAKLVGLA, encoded by the coding sequence ATGGTACAGAATGGGAAGCCAACAGTTATTATCACAGGTGCTTCTTCGGGGGTGGGTTTATACACTGCCAAAGCGATGGCTAACAAGGGATGGTACGTAGTAATGGCCTGCCGGAATTTAGAGAAAGCGGAAACAGCTGCCCAATCTGTAGGAATACCCAAGGATAGCTACACTATCCTGCATATCGATTTAGGCTCCTTGGATAGCGTGCGACAGTTTGTGAATAACTTTCGAGCCAGCGGCAGAACTCTAGACGCTTTGCTGGGCAATGCAGCAATTTATATGCCTTTAATCAAAGAGCCGTTGCGCAGTCCAGAAGGCTATGAGTTGACTATGACTACTAATCATCTCGGTCATTTCCTGCTGTGTAACCTCCTGCTTGAGGATATGAAGAAGTCACCCTATAGCGATCGCCGTCTTGTTATTTTAGGAACTGTGACGCACAACCCCGATGAACTCGGTGGCAAGATTCCGCCACGTCCAGACTTAGGAAATCTCGAAGGCTTTGCCGCCGGATTTAAAGAGCCAATCTCGATGATTGATGGTAAGAAATTTGAACCTGTCAAAGCCTACAAAGATAGCAAAGTCTGCAATGTGTTGACGATGCGGGAACTACATCGGCGCTATCACGATACAACTGGTATTGTCTTCAGTTCTCTATATCCGGGTTGTGTGGCAGAAACTCCCCTATTCCGCAACCACTATCCCCTGTTTCAGAAAATCTTCCCATTGTTCCAGAAGTACATCACTGGCGGATACGTCTCTCAGGAATTATCTGGCGAACGAGTTGCATCGGTAATAGCCGATCCTGAGTATAAACAGTCTGGTGCTTATTGGAGTTGGGGAAATCGCCAGAAGAAGGATCGTAAATCCTTTGTGCAAAAAGTCTCTCCTCAAGCTCGTGATGATGAAAAAGCCGAAAAGCTTTGGGATTTAAGCGCAAAGTTGGTAGGACTTGCGTAA
- a CDS encoding putative S-layer region-like protein, giving the protein MVKQVTPIVNLQPSKLVNSLLLTILLASSITLGAMSGDKPLRVYAQTPSASVTDIKGDRYAKEIQQAIAAKIISGFENNTFRPQASLTREQMVSIVVEALKQAPLARGNLPFPEPPPPKLPTIPTQATQNPFPDVDKTRWSAAKIQYVRDLGIFRGYADGKFRPTQAVTRAELVVVLDAAYRYLVELRGWDGRGQFGGDEPIDFSDTQKHWARDTIRNMSATCRAASPLNETGTAFAPNRAAQRNYAAAAIVRTAQCWSIPMRPPS; this is encoded by the coding sequence ATGGTTAAACAAGTTACGCCAATCGTGAACTTGCAACCCAGCAAATTAGTTAACTCTCTACTTTTGACAATATTGCTTGCAAGCTCGATAACCTTAGGTGCGATGTCTGGCGACAAGCCCCTGCGGGTCTACGCTCAAACACCCAGCGCTAGCGTGACAGATATTAAAGGCGATCGCTATGCCAAAGAAATTCAGCAAGCGATCGCCGCCAAAATTATTAGTGGATTTGAGAATAACACCTTTCGTCCGCAAGCCAGCCTAACGCGAGAACAGATGGTGTCAATAGTAGTGGAAGCTTTAAAGCAAGCACCGCTGGCAAGAGGGAATCTACCTTTTCCCGAACCTCCACCACCCAAACTGCCAACGATACCCACCCAAGCCACACAAAATCCCTTTCCCGATGTAGACAAAACCCGTTGGAGTGCTGCCAAAATCCAGTATGTGCGGGACTTAGGGATATTTCGCGGTTATGCAGATGGCAAATTTCGTCCGACGCAAGCAGTTACCCGTGCGGAACTAGTGGTAGTGTTGGATGCAGCTTACCGCTACCTCGTAGAACTGCGCGGTTGGGATGGTCGAGGTCAGTTTGGCGGCGACGAGCCGATTGATTTTAGCGATACTCAAAAACATTGGGCGCGGGATACAATCCGCAATATGTCTGCTACTTGTCGCGCCGCCTCTCCTTTAAATGAGACAGGTACAGCATTTGCGCCTAATCGTGCTGCTCAACGCAACTATGCCGCTGCTGCGATCGTGCGCACCGCCCAGTGTTGGAGTATTCCCATGCGACCACCTTCGTGA
- a CDS encoding TrkA domain-containing protein, whose amino-acid sequence MLHQPKVDTHGISGAKTPDLFLVCGLQSLGQHCVAVLKEYDVKVNAIDDVAHKHWEVPEVPNLLEKLIIGDCRQPSVLEQAGIHQCRSILLVTRDERWNIEAAFAARRLNPQVRLIVRSDKQNFNKLLSENLGNFVAFEPTQLSAHAFALTALDSEAIGYFTIEGQLLQIIEHRVQPKDSWCIGKPVHRLNLPTRRILNHTPISSHPPRELFEWNPEAEVQVGDKLVYIDVAYELALPEQEIGKYHRHQWQWQKFFHSITPKNILQKVGQFWQSYYQSQNQIRRIATIYAITVIVLWLVGIVLYRLYYPDITLQEAFYATAVLLLGGYGDLFGGVEFASQAQPSDRMPWWLRLFSLGLTLTGQAFVGVLYALLTDALVTSRFQFFNSHPPIPQRNHVVLIGLNQLGQRVAAILQDLNQPLVGIDTTNLDQQALADLPLIVGNALEALPQANISQAKSIVLVGDDNMENLEIALMAHAMNPATRLIIRSRDRHFSDNIAPLFPYAHVLCGAALSAEVFACAAFGENVLSLFRLSNQIVMVTEYNIEAGDTLNGLLLSEIAHGYIVVPILYQKYRQDNYALMLWDDVKLEVGDRLIVLATSRGLQRIEWGEMLPRLWQVHIEKALTKNALADGAEEIALITGCSCTTARQWMNNLPVVLPTPLYKYQAQSLVRELRKVQVLASLIFSDRASNS is encoded by the coding sequence ATGCTGCATCAGCCGAAAGTGGACACTCATGGCATCAGCGGGGCAAAAACACCAGACCTTTTCTTAGTATGCGGACTCCAAAGTTTAGGGCAACATTGTGTTGCCGTACTCAAGGAGTACGATGTTAAAGTCAACGCCATTGATGATGTCGCACACAAACATTGGGAAGTCCCAGAAGTACCAAACTTATTAGAAAAGTTAATTATCGGCGACTGTCGCCAGCCAAGTGTTTTAGAGCAGGCAGGTATCCACCAGTGTCGTTCAATACTGTTAGTCACAAGAGATGAACGTTGGAATATCGAAGCTGCCTTTGCTGCCAGGCGTCTTAATCCCCAAGTTCGCCTGATAGTACGTTCTGACAAGCAAAATTTTAATAAACTATTATCCGAAAATCTAGGTAATTTTGTTGCCTTTGAGCCTACACAACTCTCTGCTCATGCTTTTGCGCTCACAGCTTTAGACTCTGAAGCTATTGGCTATTTCACTATAGAAGGGCAACTGTTACAAATAATCGAGCATCGGGTACAACCAAAAGATAGCTGGTGTATTGGTAAGCCAGTACATAGGCTCAATCTCCCAACTCGCCGCATCTTAAATCACACACCTATTTCATCTCACCCACCTAGAGAATTGTTTGAGTGGAACCCAGAAGCAGAAGTGCAGGTGGGAGACAAACTAGTTTATATTGATGTTGCCTACGAGCTAGCTTTACCTGAGCAAGAGATCGGGAAATATCACCGTCATCAGTGGCAGTGGCAAAAGTTTTTCCACAGCATCACGCCGAAAAATATATTGCAGAAAGTAGGGCAATTTTGGCAATCTTACTATCAAAGCCAAAATCAAATTCGGCGGATTGCCACAATCTATGCAATTACAGTAATAGTGCTGTGGTTGGTGGGAATAGTTCTTTATCGCTTGTATTATCCTGACATCACTCTGCAAGAAGCTTTTTATGCGACAGCAGTCTTGCTTTTGGGAGGATACGGAGATTTATTTGGCGGTGTTGAGTTCGCATCCCAAGCACAACCTTCAGATCGTATGCCGTGGTGGTTGCGGTTGTTTAGTCTAGGATTGACGTTAACAGGACAAGCTTTTGTCGGAGTTTTGTATGCTTTGTTAACCGATGCTCTTGTTACTTCCAGATTCCAGTTTTTCAATTCCCATCCTCCTATACCCCAACGCAACCATGTGGTGCTAATTGGCTTAAATCAGCTAGGACAGAGAGTGGCTGCGATTCTACAAGATCTCAACCAACCGTTAGTAGGAATTGATACTACAAATCTCGACCAACAGGCCTTAGCCGATCTGCCGTTGATTGTTGGTAATGCGCTCGAAGCACTTCCGCAGGCGAATATCTCCCAAGCCAAAAGCATCGTATTAGTTGGCGACGATAACATGGAAAATCTGGAGATTGCGCTGATGGCTCATGCCATGAATCCCGCCACACGCTTAATTATCCGTTCTCGCGATCGCCATTTTAGTGACAATATCGCCCCATTATTTCCCTATGCTCACGTTCTCTGTGGCGCAGCTTTGTCAGCAGAAGTGTTTGCTTGTGCTGCTTTTGGTGAAAACGTTCTGAGTTTATTTCGTTTAAGCAATCAAATAGTCATGGTGACAGAATACAACATTGAAGCAGGCGATACGCTCAACGGGTTGCTGCTATCGGAAATCGCTCATGGCTACATTGTTGTACCGATTCTTTACCAAAAATATCGGCAAGATAATTACGCGTTAATGCTTTGGGATGATGTCAAACTGGAAGTAGGCGATCGCTTAATTGTTTTAGCTACAAGCCGCGGTTTACAGCGAATTGAATGGGGTGAAATGCTGCCGCGTCTGTGGCAAGTACACATTGAAAAAGCTTTAACTAAAAATGCTCTGGCTGATGGTGCAGAGGAAATAGCATTAATTACAGGATGTAGTTGCACTACTGCTAGGCAATGGATGAATAATTTACCTGTGGTATTGCCAACACCACTTTATAAATATCAAGCTCAGTCTCTTGTGCGCGAATTAAGAAAAGTACAAGTTTTGGCAAGTTTAATTTTTAGCGATCGCGCATCAAATAGCTAA
- a CDS encoding two-component response regulator yields the protein MRVLLVEDEEDLGGAIKRTLSQNKYLVDWVLDGNDAWAYLENSWTQYTLGIFDWMIPGISGIELCKRLRLHKNPLPVLMLTAKDSMEDKVAGLDAGADDYLVKPFGMAELLARLRALQRRSPQFQPQELTVGNLTLDYGNNLVVSHNDTREKQEISLTNKEFQLLEYFMKHPNQIVTTEQIRNQLWEVSTEPVSNVVAAQMRLLRRKLANSGCENIIETLHGMGYRLNLTASS from the coding sequence ATGCGAGTGCTATTAGTAGAAGATGAAGAAGATTTAGGTGGTGCAATTAAACGAACTCTTAGCCAAAATAAATATTTAGTAGATTGGGTACTCGATGGTAACGATGCTTGGGCATATTTAGAAAATAGCTGGACACAATATACTCTAGGTATTTTCGATTGGATGATACCTGGAATATCAGGAATAGAATTATGCAAAAGGTTACGCCTGCATAAAAATCCTTTACCTGTGTTAATGCTCACAGCTAAAGACAGTATGGAAGATAAAGTTGCTGGACTAGATGCAGGTGCAGATGATTATTTAGTCAAGCCATTTGGTATGGCAGAATTATTAGCAAGATTGCGAGCATTACAAAGGCGATCGCCCCAATTTCAACCGCAGGAATTAACTGTGGGTAATCTAACTCTCGATTACGGCAACAATTTAGTTGTGAGTCATAATGATACGAGGGAGAAACAGGAAATTTCGCTTACAAATAAAGAATTTCAGCTGTTAGAATACTTTATGAAGCACCCAAACCAAATTGTCACGACAGAACAAATTCGCAATCAACTATGGGAAGTAAGTACAGAACCAGTGAGTAATGTGGTAGCTGCTCAAATGCGGTTGCTGCGGCGAAAACTAGCTAATAGTGGTTGCGAAAATATAATTGAAACTTTGCATGGAATGGGTTATCGTCTCAATCTTACAGCATCATCCTAA
- a CDS encoding two-component sensor histidine kinase produces the protein MNQNQLFQQTRLRLALWYALVMAFILSICGFGIYRAISHAHWMTLDRELESVAGTLHDTIELKLQKPGQLEPVIEQLLPNICVVGQSCIPEQSTSKRHILSALNQSNYYVRFFDNSGRLIAIAGNHPEELPRALNKELWQTIKDSKGNFYHQISFVLHTQDNRDWGYIQIGRSLADFKSYLVAVKLTLGFGLPIVLGLVGVASWWLAGLAMQPIYRSYRQIQQFTADAAHELRTPLAATQATVESALMMSHLDEAEAREILQTTQRQNQRLTNLVTDLLLLTRLDRQSIPLQSEICCLDDIISDLIEEFAALAIASQITLKSSIQLSQPLNVIGNQDQLYRLFSNLIINAIQYTPAEGKVTVSLNRSDRYAVIQIQDTGIGIPQPELTRIFDRFYRVNSDRSRSTGGSGLGLAIAQAIVQAHHGSLNVQSELSKGSAFTVKLPI, from the coding sequence ATGAATCAAAATCAACTATTTCAGCAAACCCGCCTGCGTTTAGCTCTATGGTATGCCCTTGTCATGGCTTTTATTTTAAGCATTTGCGGATTTGGTATCTACAGAGCAATTTCTCATGCTCATTGGATGACATTAGACCGAGAATTAGAGTCTGTGGCGGGAACCTTACACGATACCATTGAATTAAAACTACAAAAACCTGGTCAATTAGAACCAGTAATAGAGCAGCTTTTACCTAATATTTGTGTTGTCGGTCAAAGTTGTATTCCAGAGCAATCTACTTCCAAACGCCATATTTTAAGCGCTCTCAATCAAAGCAATTACTATGTGCGTTTTTTCGATAATTCCGGTCGCTTAATTGCTATAGCTGGTAATCATCCAGAGGAGTTACCTAGAGCTTTAAACAAAGAACTATGGCAAACTATTAAAGACAGTAAAGGCAACTTTTATCATCAAATTTCTTTCGTGCTACATACCCAAGACAATCGCGATTGGGGTTACATTCAAATAGGGCGAAGTCTTGCAGATTTTAAAAGTTATTTGGTAGCAGTAAAACTCACTTTAGGATTTGGATTACCAATTGTATTGGGGTTGGTTGGTGTTGCTAGCTGGTGGTTAGCAGGATTAGCAATGCAACCGATTTATCGCTCATATAGACAAATTCAACAATTTACAGCCGATGCAGCACACGAATTGCGGACACCTTTAGCTGCAACTCAAGCAACAGTAGAATCAGCGCTGATGATGTCTCACCTTGATGAAGCCGAAGCACGAGAAATTCTCCAAACTACACAACGTCAAAATCAGCGACTCACCAATTTAGTTACAGATCTACTGCTATTAACTCGTCTTGATCGTCAGTCAATACCGTTGCAAAGTGAAATTTGCTGTTTGGATGATATTATCAGTGACCTAATAGAGGAATTTGCAGCTTTAGCGATCGCATCTCAGATTACCCTTAAATCTTCCATCCAACTTTCCCAACCTTTGAATGTTATCGGCAATCAAGACCAACTTTATCGCTTGTTTTCTAACTTAATTATCAATGCCATTCAATACACCCCAGCAGAAGGAAAGGTAACGGTTTCCTTAAACCGCAGCGATCGTTATGCAGTGATTCAGATACAAGATACAGGCATTGGCATTCCCCAGCCAGAATTAACGCGAATTTTTGATCGCTTCTACCGAGTCAACAGCGATCGCTCTCGCAGCACTGGCGGTTCTGGATTAGGATTAGCGATCGCTCAAGCAATTGTTCAAGCACACCACGGCAGCTTAAATGTGCAAAGTGAATTAAGTAAAGGTAGTGCTTTTACTGTTAAATTACCCATTTAA
- a CDS encoding integral membrane sensor hybrid histidine kinase, producing MSQQFPSENAQTYVGTQTCVNGSNQAQIGLCDCAGFLQQAIEYNPVAMAIFDREMRYLSTSRKWLEEYQLSNDIIGRSHYEIFPDVTPEWKQIHQQCLAGAIAEATEDPYPRADGSISWISWSIRPWYTASGEIGGIMLFSENITQRKQAELELEEREEQFRLTFEQAAIGICHVSLDGNWLLVNQRFCDIVGYEREEVVALTFQDITHPDDLESDLEYVQQLLEGVIPRYSMEKRYIHKNGSIIWINLDVSLLRKTSGEPVYFISTVQDIADRKQAQIAVQQSEERYRSLITATSQIVWTADSQGRSPDIPSMRAYTGQTAAEVVNLGWLDAIHPEDREKTAQSWMQAVQTKSLYDVEYRIRGADGNYRYFQGRSVPVLNVDGSIREWVGTCSDIHDRKQAEQALQANNTLLRSILESTPDFIVVKDLEGRHVALNSNLANFLGQPVEEIVGKTDVEILTPEVAREIMDKDRQIITTGMTESYEEDVYQGELRGTFLTTKGPWRDIQGNILGIVATTRDISDRKQSEIALAKAKEAAEAASYAKSEFLANMSHELRTPLNGILGYAQILQRSKNLQAEERSRIDVIYQCGSHLLTLINDILDLSKIEAQKVELMPSDFHFPAFLQGVAEMCRIRAELKNIKFQYQLAAELPIGIRADEKRLRQVLINLLSNAIKFTDTGSVTFTISYACEGRIRFEIRDTGIGIPQDKLQAIFQPFEQAGDSRRQTEGTGLGLAISQRIVELMGSTIYVQSEMGVGSIFWFDANLPEADEWVKTSQADDKGQIIGIKDWHPKVLIVDDKWANRSVIANLLSPIGFEIEEAFNGEEGWQKLAEFQPDLVLTDLLMPELDGFGLIERIRKSEAFKDIPIIVSSASVFETDQHRSLEVGGNDFLPKPIQAIDLFQKLRKHLHLEWLYEEQNDVSQLEPENTDLVAPPPAEIETLYELVMKGNFKGIIKQAALLAEMDEKYIPFANKLHELAKGFQDKDILALIQSYK from the coding sequence ATGAGCCAACAATTCCCATCTGAAAACGCCCAGACATATGTTGGAACACAAACTTGTGTGAATGGAAGCAACCAGGCACAAATCGGTTTGTGCGACTGCGCGGGATTTTTGCAGCAAGCAATTGAGTACAATCCTGTGGCCATGGCCATCTTCGATCGGGAAATGCGCTATTTAAGTACGAGTCGCAAATGGTTAGAAGAATATCAACTGAGCAATGATATTATTGGACGCTCTCACTATGAGATATTTCCTGACGTTACACCAGAGTGGAAGCAGATTCACCAACAGTGTTTAGCAGGAGCGATCGCAGAAGCTACTGAAGATCCCTATCCACGAGCAGATGGCTCTATCTCGTGGATCAGCTGGTCTATACGTCCTTGGTATACCGCCAGTGGTGAAATCGGCGGCATTATGTTGTTTAGCGAAAACATCACTCAACGCAAGCAAGCGGAATTAGAGTTAGAAGAGCGCGAAGAACAATTCCGCTTAACTTTTGAACAAGCAGCCATAGGCATTTGTCATGTCAGTTTAGATGGAAATTGGTTACTGGTTAATCAACGCTTCTGTGACATTGTTGGGTATGAGCGTGAGGAAGTAGTAGCACTGACATTTCAAGATATTACTCATCCCGATGACCTAGAAAGCGATTTAGAGTATGTCCAGCAGTTGCTTGAAGGTGTAATTCCTCGCTACTCAATGGAGAAGCGATATATCCATAAGAACGGTTCGATAATTTGGATTAACCTCGACGTTTCTTTACTGCGTAAAACCTCTGGAGAACCCGTATACTTTATTTCTACAGTTCAAGATATTGCCGATCGCAAACAAGCGCAAATAGCAGTTCAACAAAGCGAAGAACGTTACCGTTCCTTGATTACAGCCACTTCTCAAATAGTCTGGACAGCAGATTCTCAAGGGCGATCGCCAGACATACCGAGTATGAGAGCTTACACCGGACAAACCGCAGCCGAAGTAGTTAATCTTGGTTGGTTGGATGCAATTCATCCCGAAGATCGCGAAAAAACGGCTCAGTCCTGGATGCAGGCAGTACAAACCAAAAGCTTGTATGACGTAGAATATCGCATCCGAGGTGCAGATGGTAATTATCGCTATTTCCAAGGTCGAAGCGTTCCCGTCCTCAACGTAGATGGCAGCATCCGAGAGTGGGTAGGCACTTGCAGCGATATTCACGATCGCAAACAAGCTGAACAAGCTCTCCAAGCCAACAATACACTGTTGCGCTCGATTTTAGAAAGTACGCCAGACTTCATTGTTGTTAAGGATCTGGAGGGGCGTCATGTTGCTCTCAACTCCAATTTAGCCAACTTCTTGGGTCAGCCAGTTGAGGAGATCGTCGGCAAAACTGACGTTGAAATCCTAACGCCTGAGGTGGCACGGGAAATCATGGACAAAGACCGCCAAATCATCACAACAGGCATGACCGAGTCTTATGAAGAAGATGTCTATCAAGGAGAGTTGAGAGGAACCTTCCTAACTACAAAGGGCCCTTGGCGGGATATTCAGGGTAACATTCTGGGCATTGTTGCCACCACCAGAGATATTAGCGATCGCAAACAATCAGAAATCGCCCTTGCCAAAGCCAAAGAAGCCGCAGAAGCCGCGAGTTATGCCAAAAGCGAATTTCTCGCCAACATGAGCCACGAATTGCGGACTCCCCTCAACGGTATCTTGGGATATGCCCAAATTCTTCAGCGTTCCAAAAATTTGCAAGCAGAAGAGCGATCGCGTATTGATGTAATTTATCAGTGCGGTTCTCATTTGTTGACCTTAATTAATGACATCTTAGATTTGTCGAAAATTGAGGCGCAGAAAGTCGAACTCATGCCAAGTGATTTCCACTTTCCAGCATTCTTGCAAGGCGTAGCCGAGATGTGCCGCATCCGTGCCGAACTGAAAAATATTAAGTTCCAATATCAATTAGCCGCCGAATTACCTATTGGCATTCGTGCTGATGAAAAACGCTTGCGGCAAGTATTGATCAACCTTCTGAGCAATGCCATCAAATTTACCGACACTGGCAGCGTCACCTTTACAATTAGCTATGCCTGTGAAGGAAGAATTCGCTTTGAAATTCGCGATACGGGTATCGGTATTCCCCAGGACAAACTTCAAGCTATTTTTCAACCCTTTGAGCAAGCAGGAGATAGCCGCCGCCAAACCGAGGGTACAGGGTTGGGATTGGCAATTAGCCAAAGAATTGTCGAATTGATGGGCAGCACCATTTACGTACAAAGTGAAATGGGAGTTGGTAGTATTTTCTGGTTTGATGCCAACCTGCCCGAAGCTGATGAATGGGTAAAAACATCGCAAGCTGACGACAAGGGTCAAATTATTGGTATCAAAGATTGGCATCCTAAGGTTCTGATCGTTGATGACAAGTGGGCAAATCGCTCAGTCATTGCAAATTTGCTCAGTCCCATCGGTTTTGAGATAGAAGAAGCATTCAATGGCGAAGAGGGTTGGCAGAAACTTGCCGAATTTCAGCCAGATCTTGTCCTGACTGACTTGTTGATGCCAGAACTTGATGGATTTGGACTAATCGAGCGCATTCGTAAGTCAGAGGCATTCAAAGACATTCCCATTATTGTTTCTTCTGCAAGTGTGTTTGAAACCGATCAACATCGCAGCTTGGAAGTTGGCGGGAATGATTTTCTTCCCAAACCCATACAGGCGATCGATCTCTTCCAGAAATTGCGGAAACATCTGCATCTAGAGTGGCTGTATGAAGAACAGAATGATGTCAGCCAACTAGAGCCAGAAAATACCGATCTAGTTGCTCCGCCTCCAGCAGAAATAGAAACTCTGTACGAGTTAGTGATGAAGGGTAACTTCAAAGGAATTATTAAACAGGCAGCATTGCTTGCAGAAATGGATGAAAAATACATCCCCTTTGCAAATAAGCTGCATGAACTGGCAAAAGGATTTCAAGACAAAGACATTCTCGCACTCATTCAATCTTACAAATAA